The genomic window CAAACCATGCATGAAGCCGTTCCCGGACTGCGTACCATGCTCTGGATCGGCGTGAAAGTTCCCGATATCCACAAGAAATTCCGTAAAGCCCACGAAGACGGGTTCAAAGGATTGGATCAGGATCAACTTCATTTGCATGCCGCTCCGGAAAAAGACGAAGGCATCAGCTACTTGATGGAAGAAGCTTTCTTGAAGGAGGCCCTCGAAATCGCAAATGAAGCCAACATAGATCTTGAAGTGCTGCCTTTTGAATTGGATTGCACAAGATAAGCAAGCTTACTCGATGTCGGTATCCGCTGGTATGCAACCGATGAGCCTAAACGCTTTGTCTCTTGCGTCGACCAATGGCGTGAGCACAATCCCAACGACGCAAAATAAACATCCATTCTATTTTTCCTTGTCCGCTAAAAGGAAAGGCGTACAGATTTGCGCTATCTCGATCACTCGACGAGGCGTTTTATACGATGCCAATAGCTGACCGTCGTTTGTGGATGCGTTGCCTGTTCGCCTACCCCTTCTAAAATAACCGAGTAGGTTCCGGGAAAGCCGCCATGCTCATAGGGCAGCTTGAGCTTGGGACCGTTGGCTAATGGATCGGCTTCCGCCTCGTAAAAGACCGCCGGCTTCAATGCCTCTCTCTCAGAGATGAGCAATACATTGTCTCCATAGGGCTCCCCATGGAACATGGGGTTGGTGTGGGCGTTGACTCCCAAAAGCCAAGGGCCGTAAAAAATCGCCGCTTCTTGAATGGCATCTTCGCCCAAGTCCTTGATACGGATCGCGCTGTTATCGCGTGCGACAAAACGGAGGTTGCAGAGCAAGCGTATTTCCATCGTATCACCCGCTTTCCAGATCCGTTGCGTCGTATAATACCATCCATCTTCAGCGCTTTCTTTTTCGCCCGACTGCTCCCGAACAATATCCTTTTTCGTGTCCTGCATCGATGCTTCCCCAGCAACAACTTTACACGCCATGGAATGCGCCCAGCTAGGGAAGCGAATCCCCACGGTAAGGGGTGTTTCCGGTGTCGCAGAGACAACCATTCGATAAGCAAGTTCTGATGTGTGTAAAGGCTCCATGTGAAATTTAAAATTATCGCTACCCCAGAAGCCTTCGCTGAACAGATGAACACGTACTTCCGGTGCCGACACTTCTTTCGGCTCAGATGGCACGACAGTCACCACGTGATCTAACACGTCGCGGAAGGCGCGCAGTCCGTGCATGGTGCAGCACCACCAAGCCCGTGCCGCCCCCGGATGAGGTACATAGCCGTAAGCGTCGAAGCAGCGGTGCCCGAAATCGCCGGTCTCGAATTGGCTGCCATACAAGCTGTTATACAGACATTTTTCTGCACGCGCTCCATAATCCTCTTTGCCTGTAGCCTGATAGAGCTGCAAGCACAAGCGCACGAAATCAGCCTCACTGCAGCCTTCGTCGCGGTTGTACGTATCGTCGAAAAACTCGAGCAGCCCGCCGTTGACCTTCACCGCTCCTGCATCTACCATATCTTTGAAGCGCGTCTCCACAGCGTCTAAAAGCGCCTGTTCTCTCGTACTTTCGTAAATCAGCATATGACCGCGCAGCGTCGTCAGATAGCCGTGGGTATGCTGCACGCCCCGTTCTTCCCAGAAGCTTTCCATCTGCCGTGCTGCATCTCGATATTTCATATCACCTGAAGCACGGGCAAGCAGTTCCAATCCTTCATTGAGTTGGGTGAAACAAATGAAACCATTGGCAGCCTTGCCCTTGACCCGCTCACGGACTTCGGGCGTCGAACAATCTTGAAAAACATGTAAGAGGAAATCTCCCAAACGCAACGAGGCATCTAAGACTTCTTCTTTATCGGGAAAACGACGCTGGTATTCGAGCAGGCCCGTCAGGAGCCGGCCGTTGCCCCACAGTAAGGCCATTTGCGCCGGCCCTATCTGTGCCGCGTCGAAAGATAAAGACGCCGCGCCGAAGCGACCATCTTCCCGCTGGTGCTGCAAAAGGGCCGACACCAGCCTGTGCAGCCGCGCAATTTCGTCGGGATCCTTCGCCATTTCCGCCACAGCCCCCACATATCGCCCGGATATATCGCCGCTGAACTCATCAAAACGCCGGGGATACTGAGGGTCCAACTTTACATCAGCGAGAATGAAGTCGTCAGAGAAGGAAGGTTCTGTCTGCTCTTGGAAGCGTTGAAAGACGAGGTTAATGCGTGCTTGCAGGTCACCGCCCGCCTCCATCTGTGCGAAGAGCGCGCCGGGCGCCCCAAAACACAAGAGACTAAAAATAAAGAAGCGATACATGGATCATACTCCTATCGGTTGAGTTGAGGCGCGTTGATACAGTTGCTCTTTCACAGGAGAAACATTTCTCTGTGTGCCTATCCGATTTACCTTATCATATACACGGCGATCAACAAAATCTTCTGAGCGATAGGTGTTCTTAGGTGGCGCAACGAAAGACAGTACTTGTTAGCAGCCGTTGCGATCCATTTTTGATTCCAACACGTTCCGGTTCACTTTCTGTGCGACCAATTCTTCGCTATTTGAGTTGTTCAAGAATATCTCCGGCTTTTTTCTTGTTTCATAAACAGAAGTCCTGTTCCATTACATTCATGCAGGAATCACAATTCGACGACCTTGCCCGCAGCACCGATAGCGGACGCAGACAGAAAACAAGCAGACCATAAAAATAGGATAGGGGCAGCCATGCAATTTGATGAACGAGAAATTCGCCTGATCCTCGACAGACATTATTCCACCTGCGATGGATTTGTTGCCGTATTGGAAGAAATTCAAACCAGCTTCGGCTATCTCCCGGAACCGGTACTCCGTAAAGTGGGTGAACTTACCGGCCGCTCTATGGAAGATATCTATGAAGCCGCTTCCTATTACCCCTCCTTCACGCTGGAACCCCGGGGACGACATCATGTCTGTGTTTGCACCGGATCAACGTGCCATGCCAATGGCAGCGTTTTGGTATTAAAGAAGCTGGAAGAACAATTTAAGGTTAAGGCGGGCTCTGCCTCTGCTGACGGTCAAGTCTTTTTAGAAACCACCAACTGCCAAGGGATGTGCGACATGGGGCCGATCGTTGTCGTTGACGGTATCTACCACTCGAAAGTGAAGGAAGACTCTGTGTCGAAGCTTATTGATCGTATCAAAGAGGAGGAGTCGCCGAAACCCAGCGTAGAATAACCCACTCCTTCCCACCCCGCCTTTCTCTTCTATGCGATGAGCCCCTCAACCCGCCCATAAACCCTTCTCTCCGTGAAAAGTAAAGGCCCACTAAAGCCGTGTATTCCGAATTTATTTGGGCTTCGCTGAATGGTTACGTTACAATGTTTTTCCAGAACTTCGCCTTGTATGGAAGATAATACCGTGT from Candidatus Hydrogenedentota bacterium includes these protein-coding regions:
- a CDS encoding glycerophosphodiester phosphodiesterase — translated: QTMHEAVPGLRTMLWIGVKVPDIHKKFRKAHEDGFKGLDQDQLHLHAAPEKDEGISYLMEEAFLKEALEIANEANIDLEVLPFELDCTR